Proteins encoded together in one bacterium window:
- a CDS encoding transposase → MVEGHLGIWGALAEIYPEAGEQWCWKHKIVNVLDALPKKARHEAGERLKKIPYANNKEECER, encoded by the coding sequence GTGGTCGAGGGGCATCTCGGCATATGGGGTGCACTCGCCGAGATATACCCAGAGGCCGGGGAGCAGTGGTGCTGGAAGCACAAGATAGTGAACGTACTCGACGCCCTTCCCAAGAAGGCCAGACACGAGGCGGGCGAGCGCCTGAAGAAGATTCCATATGCGAATAACAAAGAAGAGTGCGAGAGGTAA
- a CDS encoding right-handed parallel beta-helix repeat-containing protein, whose translation MKKLILAVLVCVVFSQLFVAGDAWGVEFCVSTASELQTALTTAQSNGQDDIVKVVRGTYTGNFTYASQEGKSIALEGGYTSGCIRRVRNPEYTILDANHTGKALELHNNSGGNILVDGFMIRNGSSRSGSGIDAYSTGSVSDITLTNNIIKGNSSEQWGGGAIVFSSGNVTLTNNIITGNSAGNFGGGVYAKSYSYSGTAGTVIIQGNIFQENVANLSGGGIFADSSSELGTAGAVIIEGNTFKDNRAYNGGGAHAYSHSVSGSAGTVIIRGNRFIGNLALNCGGGALADSYSYSSVASDVLVANNIFAGNSGKYGGGLYAESNSYLGIAGGTITCTNNTLTGNKADEGGGTSLRLYPGGIIRCYNNIIWGNKAESQGEDIYVSKGTGLAYAYFNDYSYVAGDAWDGVEFNINDDPLFAESGHWQDNGTPNDPSDDVWMDGDYHLRPGSPCIDDGLNTAPSRPATDFEGDDRILDGDHDGIAIVDMGADEYQKSVVLSSPGGEAIFDACTLINKYQPPFQWVNLESFKKLNIYFSTSNTDFSTKGVLIAKANIQGKKNVYNPSIGTWKKIMVSSYNDGSIQDIFWKVVGTRADKSVEESEVRSFRIEESCGAEIISPPDGASLPAGTPPTFVFDTYCNVGFRMEFSPLDDFSDPKMIKGFTYKVRDPNLVRNSMKTLTKVQWTEVKKLIGAGTGYFRLRAWDAIKRETVSETRQFTISP comes from the coding sequence ATGAAAAAACTAATATTGGCGGTTCTTGTTTGTGTTGTTTTTTCTCAATTGTTTGTGGCTGGAGATGCTTGGGGGGTGGAGTTCTGTGTGAGTACAGCCTCAGAATTACAAACCGCTTTAACTACAGCCCAGTCCAATGGGCAGGACGACATCGTCAAGGTAGTCCGGGGGACTTATACGGGGAACTTCACTTATGCTTCCCAGGAGGGGAAAAGCATTGCTTTGGAAGGTGGCTATACTTCAGGGTGCATCAGAAGAGTAAGGAACCCTGAGTACACAATATTGGATGCAAACCATACTGGAAAGGCACTTGAGCTCCATAATAACAGTGGTGGGAATATACTGGTCGATGGTTTTATGATTCGAAACGGCAGCAGTCGCAGTGGTAGTGGTATTGATGCATATTCTACAGGCTCGGTGAGCGACATAACTCTCACAAACAATATCATTAAAGGAAACAGTTCTGAACAATGGGGAGGAGGAGCAATAGTATTTTCCTCAGGTAATGTAACATTGACTAACAATATTATCACTGGAAACAGCGCTGGTAATTTCGGAGGTGGTGTATACGCCAAATCTTATTCATATTCAGGTACAGCGGGGACAGTCATTATTCAAGGAAATATCTTTCAGGAAAACGTGGCCAACTTGTCAGGTGGAGGGATCTTTGCCGATTCTTCTTCGGAATTGGGAACAGCGGGCGCTGTTATAATTGAAGGAAACACCTTCAAAGATAACCGTGCCTACAATGGTGGAGGCGCACATGCCTATTCTCATTCAGTGTCAGGGTCTGCAGGTACAGTAATCATCCGAGGAAACAGATTCATAGGGAATCTTGCCTTGAATTGCGGTGGTGGTGCGCTGGCGGATTCTTACTCATATTCAAGTGTTGCAAGTGATGTTCTAGTAGCAAACAACATTTTTGCCGGAAACAGCGGTAAATATGGCGGCGGCTTATATGCTGAGTCTAATTCATATTTGGGAATAGCGGGAGGCACAATCACCTGTACAAATAATACCCTGACCGGAAACAAAGCTGACGAAGGAGGAGGAACAAGCCTAAGACTCTATCCTGGGGGTATTATCAGGTGCTATAACAATATCATATGGGGGAATAAAGCTGAATCACAAGGGGAAGACATCTACGTCAGCAAGGGAACCGGCCTTGCCTATGCCTATTTCAATGACTATTCCTACGTGGCTGGTGATGCCTGGGATGGAGTAGAGTTTAACATCAACGATGATCCACTTTTTGCCGAAAGCGGTCATTGGCAGGACAATGGAACACCAAACGATCCTTCGGACGACGTCTGGATGGATGGAGATTATCATCTGCGCCCAGGCTCGCCTTGTATTGATGATGGCCTAAACACTGCACCCAGTCGTCCTGCTACAGACTTCGAAGGTGACGATCGAATCCTAGACGGTGACCATGATGGTATAGCTATTGTGGACATGGGAGCGGATGAATACCAGAAATCAGTGGTTCTAAGTAGCCCTGGAGGCGAGGCCATCTTTGATGCTTGCACCTTGATCAACAAATACCAGCCCCCGTTCCAGTGGGTAAATCTTGAATCTTTCAAGAAACTAAACATTTACTTTTCTACCTCTAATACGGATTTTTCAACCAAGGGAGTTCTCATTGCCAAGGCAAACATCCAAGGAAAAAAGAATGTGTATAATCCGTCCATAGGCACATGGAAGAAGATCATGGTTTCAAGCTACAACGATGGAAGCATACAGGACATCTTCTGGAAGGTTGTCGGGACCAGGGCAGATAAGAGCGTTGAGGAGAGTGAAGTCAGGTCCTTCAGAATAGAAGAGTCCTGTGGGGCCGAGATCATATCTCCTCCCGATGGGGCCTCACTCCCAGCGGGTACACCGCCCACCTTTGTGTTTGATACCTACTGCAATGTTGGATTCAGGATGGAGTTTAGTCCTTTGGATGATTTTAGTGATCCCAAAATGATAAAGGGCTTTACCTATAAGGTGAGAGATCCGAATCTTGTACGTAATTCCATGAAAACTCTAACCAAAGTGCAGTGGACAGAAGTGAAAAAGTTGATCGGGGCAGGGACGGGGTATTTCAGGCTCAGGGCTTGGGATGCGATCAAGAGGGAGACAGTCTCTGAAACCAGGCAATTTACGATCAGTCCTTGA
- a CDS encoding transposase, giving the protein MDPLELIQQGKVKRYFRASRKLNAAGMVFHITQHAAGKEPLFLENSDYLTMVWMLKELARSHSVDFYAFCLMPNHVHLLCSFKTANLYDAMRDLFARYAMRFNQKYERKGHLFAGPYRQAVCLDEAYVVAASLYIHLNPVKAGLAQSPGLYRWSSCRLYERRPRQESFVVPDFVLGLLSPNLQQARERYQALLTQGMGIEMRASGEDKKAVENFLTRMASKVPALWSWLRERSGDRDSPSTALDQCELWEDRIVSMKREGLSRKPETRAAWRHVIEQLIARGYKREEIAERLGISRKTVYNLVRH; this is encoded by the coding sequence GTGGACCCTTTAGAACTCATTCAACAAGGGAAGGTGAAACGCTACTTCCGCGCCAGCCGGAAGCTGAATGCTGCCGGAATGGTGTTCCACATCACTCAGCACGCCGCAGGAAAGGAGCCGCTCTTTCTGGAGAACTCAGACTACTTGACAATGGTTTGGATGCTAAAGGAGCTGGCAAGAAGCCACTCGGTGGATTTCTATGCATTTTGCCTGATGCCTAATCACGTTCATCTCCTGTGTAGCTTCAAGACCGCCAACTTGTATGATGCCATGAGAGACCTTTTCGCCCGATATGCCATGAGGTTCAATCAGAAATATGAAAGAAAAGGGCACCTTTTCGCAGGGCCATACCGTCAGGCAGTTTGCCTAGACGAGGCCTATGTGGTTGCAGCCTCCCTTTATATCCACCTAAATCCTGTTAAGGCAGGTCTGGCCCAGAGTCCGGGTCTTTACCGTTGGTCTTCCTGTCGTCTGTACGAGCGGAGACCCCGCCAAGAAAGCTTCGTAGTGCCTGATTTTGTACTGGGGCTGCTTTCCCCCAACCTCCAGCAAGCCAGGGAGCGTTATCAAGCGCTTTTAACACAAGGAATGGGCATAGAGATGAGGGCTTCTGGCGAGGACAAAAAAGCAGTGGAAAACTTCCTAACCCGTATGGCAAGTAAGGTTCCGGCCCTCTGGTCCTGGCTTCGGGAAAGATCTGGGGATCGAGACAGCCCATCCACAGCACTCGACCAGTGCGAGCTTTGGGAGGATAGGATAGTTTCCATGAAGCGCGAGGGACTCAGTCGAAAGCCAGAGACAAGGGCCGCGTGGCGTCATGTGATCGAGCAACTCATTGCGCGAGGCTACAAAAGAGAGGAGATAGCAGAAAGACTCGGGATCTCCCGCAAGACCGTGTATAACCTCGTGAGGCACTGA
- a CDS encoding transposase encodes MRITKKSARGKRSDIARHYEQWYSEALKKLFNDWKRMVAFYDFPEEHWRHIRTSHIVESPFSAVRLRTGTSRRYKNVANATALIWKFLMVAENLMLHTFWPRSMGA; translated from the coding sequence ATGCGAATAACAAAGAAGAGTGCGAGAGGTAAAAGGAGTGATATTGCCCGCCATTATGAGCAATGGTATTCTGAGGCCCTAAAGAAGCTCTTTAACGACTGGAAGCGTATGGTCGCTTTCTATGACTTCCCCGAAGAGCACTGGAGGCATATAAGGACGAGCCATATCGTGGAGTCTCCGTTTTCAGCCGTGAGACTGAGGACCGGCACGTCAAGGCGCTATAAGAACGTGGCCAATGCCACAGCACTCATATGGAAGTTCTTGATGGTAGCGGAGAACTTAATGCTTCACACCTTCTGGCCGAGGTCTATGGGTGCGTGA